The Syntrophales bacterium DNA segment TCGTTATGCATTGAAATGATAAGGAAACTGAAATCAGGAAGGTTGGATGAAACTGACATTTGAATGGGATGAAGTTAAGGCAAAAGAGAACCTCATGAAACACAAGGTGCCCTTCGATGAAGGGAAAACGGTCTTCAATGACCCTTTTCTGCTTACCTATCCAGATGTCGACAATTCTGAAACGGAGGAGCGCTATGTCAACATCGGTGTGTCCGCTAAAGACCGGGTTCTCGTTTTGATTCATACGGAGAGACAGGGTAAAATACGTATCATAAGTTGCCGCAAAGCAACAGTGCGTGAAAGGAGAGACTATGAAGAAGGCTAAGACCGAAGAGCCAACAACTGTAGAAGACATGAGACCGGAATACGACTTTTCTACCATGAAGGGTGGGGTCCGAGGCAAGTACTACAAAGCATACCGCGAGGGCCATAAGGTCATCGTTCACAAAGAAGACGGCACCGACACGATACAATACTTCAAGCTTGAAGACGGTGCGGTTATGGTGGAGCCGGACGTGCGAAAGTACTTCCCCACTTCCGAAGCGGTCAATAAGGCGCTTAGATCGCTGATCGAGATAATTCCGACAAAGAGGAGTGCATCTGG contains these protein-coding regions:
- a CDS encoding BrnT family toxin, whose amino-acid sequence is MKLTFEWDEVKAKENLMKHKVPFDEGKTVFNDPFLLTYPDVDNSETEERYVNIGVSAKDRVLVLIHTERQGKIRIISCRKATVRERRDYEEG